The genomic DNA CCCGCTCGGAATGGTTGTGCAGATGGATCCGGGTGCGGACCGCTCCGCCACCGCGCTCCCATACCCGGGAGTGCATGTGGCGCAGGAAGGATTGGGAGCCGAAGGTGCGCAGGCGATCCGGGAGGAGGAGCGCGAACGGGCGACCCACCAACTGTTCCCGCCTCCAGCCGAGCAGGCGTTCCGCGGCGGGATTCACGTAGAGGATGTGCTCGTGCCCGTCACATGCCACGAGCGGATCCACCATGGCCTCCATCCACTGTCTCGACTCATCTCCAGACATGCCTCCTCCTCTGGAGTGACGGCCTCCGTTACTCGTGAACGTTGGCGATGGTGGGGCCAACCGGTGAGCCCTCGTTTGCTTCTGAGCGAAGGGCCGTATCCCCGTCAGGGAGGCAGGCGGCCAGGGGCCGTCAAGAGGCCACGAACGCGCTCTCCGCCAGCGGCTCCACCTGGAAGCGCGCGATGAGCGGCATGTGGTCCGACAGGCCGTGGAAGCGGCTGCGCGCGTCTCCAAAGGCGAGCGTGCCCTCGGCGTCGAGCCACCGGATGCCCGCGCTGGAGAAGATGTGGTCCAGGTGCATGCGCAGGTGCATGAAGCCCGCGGTGGGGAAGCCCCGGGAGGCGCGGGGATCGATCTGCCCCACCGCCGCCTGGGCACTGATGAAGCGGGCCTCGTCGCAGAAGAAGTGGAAGACGGGCGAGGCGGGAGGGGAATTGAAGTCCCCGCAGACGACGAAGGGCTCGCTCTTGCACTGCCGCCGCACCAGCTGCGCGAGCGCGCGCGCCTCGTGCAACTGGTTGATGCCGTTGCCCATCTTGTCGCGGGTGGACCAGAAGGCGCGGGCGAAGGGCGTGGGCAGGCTCAGGTGGGTGTTGAACACGTGCAGCGCGAGCCCGTTGTCCTTGCGCACCAGGCGCATGTGGGCGCAGATGCGGCTCTGCTTGCGCTCGCGCAGCAGCCGCACGTGGTGGTGGGTGATGGGGTGGGGCGCGTCCACGTTGTGGGTGTCCACCATGAGCCGCTCGGTGTTCACCAGGATGGCGAGCCCCGTGGTGTAGAGCGAGAAGTCCCCCACGCCATAGCGGTGGGCGCGAAAGTAGAAGGCCTCGTAGGGCATGGGGCGGCGGAGGTTGACGAACGTCTCCTCCATGCGTCCCATGAAGGCCTCCAGCTGGGTTTCGCCGGGACGCGCGCGCCGGTGGGCC from Melittangium boletus DSM 14713 includes the following:
- a CDS encoding endonuclease/exonuclease/phosphatase family protein gives rise to the protein MGDTDLRIVSYNVRYFGHALRGLASTLGPKRRVAAALATLDPLPDIICLQEVETQSFRSNVAHRRARPGETQLEAFMGRMEETFVNLRRPMPYEAFYFRAHRYGVGDFSLYTTGLAILVNTERLMVDTHNVDAPHPITHHHVRLLRERKQSRICAHMRLVRKDNGLALHVFNTHLSLPTPFARAFWSTRDKMGNGINQLHEARALAQLVRRQCKSEPFVVCGDFNSPPASPVFHFFCDEARFISAQAAVGQIDPRASRGFPTAGFMHLRMHLDHIFSSAGIRWLDAEGTLAFGDARSRFHGLSDHMPLIARFQVEPLAESAFVAS